One window of Alteriqipengyuania lutimaris genomic DNA carries:
- a CDS encoding xanthine dehydrogenase family protein molybdopterin-binding subunit, with protein sequence MKVSRRGVLAGAAAGGGLLVAFLLLPQRFDAPLEPAEGEAGFNAWLKIAGDGVVTVAVPQCEMGQGVTTLIPQIVAMELGADWRQIAVEPAPPAGAYPNVPLASLWAPLWLAGGADLASDEDSLLARRFAERTRFNATAAGTTLAAYEAPARAAAATARAMLIAEAAARWGIAPEECRAQDGFIVAGERQLRFADLAEAAAQRDPPDVAPLRSEPPAEPPTGPGARAETDFPRLDLPAKVDGSFLFAGDIRLPGMAYVAIRHGPIDRPRLKRYEREAAAKVRGLVGVVQGNRWLAAAGETWWAAERALAAMKPVFGITDPVSSEGVARAIDRALADGEAHEVALVGAREVVDGRATLSRRYDIAPAVHAPIETASVTAWLDDGKLTMWIASQVPERVRVSVARAVGIEVEDVILVPMAAGGSFDARLDHAHAIEAAVIARELGRPVQLVWSRWQEMIASPPRAPAAAQLSARLGRDGAIIALKSRIAVPPFMHEQGARLFDNRTTWAAREDNAGRADPLAVAGAVPAYAIANLAVDHVPVDTRLPVARMRGGGDALTAFFTECFVDEVAQSLGREKLSYRIAMLGQDLAMVEVLQRAARLAQWDGGAAAAGQGIACHRMVLGERVGRIACVAQATPGEGGIRVSRLSVAADIGRIVNRDLARQQIEGGLIFGLSLVLGSAIGYDGGLPTSARLGSLGLPTLADSPDIAIDFVTSDQEPFDPGELGTVIAAPAIANALFSATGQRLRSLPLDLAAAQPPVQPPAQPEQPDPPEPASGAPSSEPSPEPSIEEPS encoded by the coding sequence ATGAAGGTTTCGCGCCGGGGCGTGCTGGCGGGCGCGGCGGCGGGCGGTGGCCTGCTCGTCGCGTTCCTGCTGCTGCCCCAGCGCTTCGACGCGCCGCTCGAACCAGCGGAGGGCGAGGCGGGCTTCAACGCCTGGCTCAAGATCGCCGGCGATGGCGTGGTCACGGTTGCCGTCCCCCAATGCGAGATGGGGCAGGGCGTCACCACGCTCATCCCGCAGATCGTCGCGATGGAGCTTGGCGCGGACTGGCGGCAGATCGCGGTCGAGCCCGCGCCGCCTGCGGGCGCCTATCCCAACGTGCCGCTGGCGAGCCTGTGGGCGCCGCTGTGGCTTGCGGGCGGCGCGGACCTCGCCAGCGACGAGGATTCGCTGCTCGCCCGCCGCTTTGCCGAGCGCACGCGTTTCAACGCGACCGCCGCAGGCACCACGCTGGCCGCCTACGAAGCGCCCGCCCGCGCAGCCGCCGCGACTGCGCGCGCTATGCTGATTGCCGAGGCTGCCGCGCGCTGGGGCATCGCGCCAGAGGAATGCCGCGCGCAGGACGGATTCATCGTCGCGGGCGAGCGGCAGCTGCGCTTCGCCGATCTGGCAGAGGCCGCTGCGCAGCGCGATCCGCCCGATGTCGCACCGCTGCGCAGTGAGCCTCCGGCGGAACCGCCGACCGGCCCGGGCGCGCGGGCCGAGACCGATTTTCCCCGCCTCGACCTGCCGGCCAAGGTCGATGGCAGCTTCCTGTTCGCGGGCGATATCCGTCTGCCCGGCATGGCCTATGTCGCGATCCGCCACGGCCCGATCGACCGGCCGCGCCTGAAGCGTTACGAGCGCGAGGCGGCCGCGAAGGTGCGCGGTCTGGTGGGCGTCGTTCAGGGCAATCGCTGGCTTGCCGCCGCGGGCGAGACATGGTGGGCGGCGGAACGGGCGCTGGCCGCGATGAAGCCGGTCTTCGGCATCACCGATCCCGTGTCGAGCGAGGGCGTTGCGCGCGCAATCGATCGCGCCCTTGCCGATGGCGAGGCGCACGAAGTTGCGCTGGTCGGTGCGCGCGAGGTGGTCGACGGGCGGGCCACGCTTTCGCGCCGATACGATATCGCGCCTGCCGTCCATGCGCCGATCGAGACTGCGTCGGTCACCGCGTGGCTCGACGATGGCAAGCTGACGATGTGGATCGCCAGCCAGGTGCCCGAGCGGGTGCGGGTCTCGGTCGCGCGTGCGGTGGGCATCGAGGTCGAGGATGTGATCCTCGTCCCGATGGCGGCAGGGGGCAGTTTCGATGCGCGGCTCGACCATGCCCATGCGATCGAAGCGGCGGTGATCGCGCGCGAACTGGGCCGTCCGGTCCAGCTCGTCTGGTCGCGCTGGCAGGAAATGATCGCCAGTCCGCCGCGCGCGCCCGCGGCGGCCCAGCTTTCCGCGCGGCTCGGCCGGGATGGCGCCATCATCGCGCTGAAGAGCAGGATCGCGGTCCCGCCCTTCATGCACGAACAGGGCGCGCGCCTGTTCGACAATCGCACCACATGGGCCGCACGCGAAGACAATGCGGGACGCGCCGATCCGCTGGCGGTGGCTGGCGCGGTGCCTGCCTATGCGATTGCCAATCTGGCGGTCGATCACGTGCCGGTCGACACGCGCCTGCCCGTCGCACGGATGCGCGGGGGCGGCGACGCGCTGACCGCATTCTTCACCGAGTGTTTCGTCGACGAGGTGGCGCAGTCGCTGGGGCGCGAAAAACTGTCCTACCGCATCGCGATGCTGGGGCAGGATCTTGCGATGGTCGAGGTGCTCCAGCGTGCCGCCCGCCTCGCCCAATGGGACGGAGGCGCCGCTGCGGCGGGGCAGGGCATAGCCTGCCACAGGATGGTGCTGGGCGAGCGCGTCGGGCGGATCGCCTGCGTGGCGCAGGCAACGCCGGGGGAGGGCGGCATCCGCGTATCGCGCCTCAGCGTGGCGGCGGATATCGGGCGGATCGTCAATCGCGACCTCGCGCGCCAGCAGATCGAGGGCGGGCTGATCTTCGGCCTGTCGCTCGTGCTGGGATCGGCCATAGGCTATGATGGCGGTCTGCCTACCAGCGCGCGGCTGGGTTCGCTGGGCCTGCCCACGCTGGCCGATAGCCCCGACATCGCGATCGATTTCGTGACCAGCGACCAGGAGCCGTTCGATCCCGGCGAACTGGGCACCGTGATCGCGGCGCCCGCGATCGCCAACGCCCTGTTTTCGGCCACGGGTCAGCGTTTGCGCTCGCTCCCGCTCGACCTCGCGGCTGCCCAACCACCTGTCCAGCCACCTGCGCAGCCGGAGCAGCCCGATCCGCCGGAGCCCGCCTCCGGAGCGCCATCATCCGAGCCATCGCCAGAACCATCGATTGAAGAGCCGTCTTGA
- the hemH gene encoding ferrochelatase — protein sequence MTWQDQQLPADHPPVRSGRIGVLVVNLGTPAAPTTADVRRYLAEFLSDRRVIELPPIAWQPILRGVILNTRPAKSAEAYRKVWGEDGSPLAAITRAQAEAMQPRFAEGSDDRVIVDWAMRYGEPTIQDKLTALKEQGCDRILLAPLYPQYCAATTATVVDKASDWLREQRWQPSLRTLPPYHDDPLYIDALAQDIERQLAALDFVPELLVTSFHGMPARTLALGDPYHCHCHKTARLLEARMAQSGLYPDLRFRISFQSRFGPAKWLEPATDQVLMEEAGKGTKRIAIVAPGFSADCLETLEELAMEGKEQFEEAGGEQFAALSCLNTSDAGLAMLEAILRRELSGWI from the coding sequence ATGACTTGGCAAGACCAGCAGCTTCCGGCCGACCATCCCCCCGTACGCTCGGGCAGGATCGGCGTGCTGGTCGTGAATCTCGGCACGCCCGCCGCGCCGACGACGGCCGACGTGCGGCGCTATCTCGCCGAATTCCTGTCCGACCGGCGGGTGATCGAACTGCCGCCGATCGCTTGGCAGCCGATCCTACGCGGGGTCATCCTCAACACCCGGCCCGCCAAATCGGCCGAAGCCTATCGCAAGGTGTGGGGCGAGGACGGATCGCCGCTCGCCGCGATCACGAGAGCCCAGGCCGAAGCGATGCAGCCGCGCTTTGCGGAAGGCTCGGACGACCGCGTTATCGTCGACTGGGCGATGCGCTACGGCGAGCCGACGATCCAGGACAAGCTGACCGCGCTGAAGGAGCAAGGGTGCGACCGCATCCTGCTCGCGCCGCTCTACCCGCAATATTGCGCGGCGACGACCGCGACCGTGGTCGACAAGGCGAGCGACTGGCTGCGCGAACAGCGCTGGCAGCCGAGCCTGCGCACCCTGCCGCCCTATCACGACGACCCGCTCTATATCGACGCGCTGGCGCAGGATATCGAACGCCAGCTGGCCGCGCTCGACTTTGTCCCCGAGCTGCTGGTGACGAGCTTCCACGGCATGCCCGCGCGCACGCTGGCGCTGGGCGACCCCTACCACTGCCACTGCCACAAGACCGCGCGGCTGCTCGAGGCGCGGATGGCCCAGTCCGGCTTGTACCCCGACCTGCGTTTCCGGATCAGCTTCCAGTCGCGCTTCGGCCCGGCCAAGTGGCTCGAACCCGCGACCGACCAGGTCCTGATGGAAGAGGCGGGCAAGGGCACGAAGCGCATCGCCATCGTCGCGCCCGGCTTTTCCGCCGACTGCCTCGAAACGCTCGAAGAGCTTGCGATGGAAGGCAAGGAACAGTTCGAGGAAGCGGGCGGGGAGCAATTCGCCGCGCTGTCCTGCCT